Proteins co-encoded in one Corylus avellana chromosome ca9, CavTom2PMs-1.0 genomic window:
- the LOC132192180 gene encoding UDP-glycosyltransferase 73C10-like, with protein MASDQQSHQLHFILFPLMAQGHLIPMIDMAKMLAQQGMTVTVVIISHNAALLEKSMPLSIESGLHIRVILLQLPCQAAGIPEECDTIDDLLSNGLSPTFFTSTSMLQQQVEKLFEELSPPPSCILSDLCLPWTANVACKFHIPRFSFLTVSCFCLLCLHNLRIHSKVVESMTSSESDYFVLPGLPGHHLFTKSQLAFSSDPDPAMKKFNEEMVAADLASYGAIVNTFRELEPEYIKEYSRTRKGKVWCVGPVSLCNKDNLWKAERGNKASIEEYECLKWLDSQQPCSVVYACFGSLCNQTPSQLIELGLGLEESKKPFIWVIREAKISVVLEKWILENGFEERVKGRGLLIRGWAPQLLILSHPSVGGFFTHCGWNSTIEAISSGVPMLTWPLFGDQFINEKLVVQVLKIGVRVGVEDPVNWGEEEEKNGALVERENVKEAIDMLMDEGEEGEEMRKRARELGEMAKRAVEDGGSSHIDMTLLIQDIMQQAGCGKSA; from the coding sequence ATGGCTTCTGATCAACAATCCCACCAGCTTCACTTCATCTTGTTTCCTTTAATGGCCCAAGGCCACCTGATTCCCATGATAGACATGGCCAAAATGCTGGCACAGCAGGGCATGACTGTCACTGTAGTCATCATATCACATAACGCAGCCCTTTTGGAAAAGAGTATGCCTCTTTCAATTGAATCTGGTCTCCATATTCGAGTTATCCTGCTTCAGCTCCCATGTCAAGCAGCAGGAATCCCAGAAGAGTGTGATACCATCGATGATCTTCTTTCAAATGGTCTTTCCCCGACTTTCTTCACTTCAACTAGCATGCTACAGCAGCAAGTGGAGAAGTTGTTTGAGGAGCTGTCACCGCCACCAAGCTGCATACTTTCCGACTTGTGCTTGCCGTGGACAGCTAATGTTGCTTGCAAATTTCACATCCCAAGATTTTCTTTCCTTACAGTGAGTTGCTTCTGTCTCTTGTGCTTGCACAATTTACGCATTCACAGTAAGGTTGTCGAGAGCATGACATCCTCGGAGTCAGACTACTTTGTCTTGCCAGGGTTGCCTGGCCATCATTTGTTCACTAAATCACAGCTAGCTTTTTCCTCTGATCCAGATCCGGCAATGAAAAAATTTAACGAGGAAATGGTAGCAGCAGACCTAGCCTCGTATGGGGCTATTGTGAATACTTTCAGAGAGTTGGAGCCAGAATATATTAAAGAATATAGCAGGACAAGGAAAGGTAAAGTTTGGTGTGTTGGTCCTGTTTCACTTTGTAACAAGGACAACTTATGGAAGGCTGAGAGAGGCAACAAAGCCTCCATTGAAGAATATGAATGCTTGAAGTGGCTTGATTCTCAGCAACCCTGCTCTGTTGTGTATGCCTGCTTTGGAAGCCTTTGTAATCAAACACCTTCCCAGTTGATAGAGCTTGGATTGGGATTGGAAGAGTCAAAAAAACCATTCATTTGGGTCATTAGGGAAGCAAAAATCTCAGTAGTATTGGAAAAGTGGATTTTAGAAAATGGATTTGAAGAAAGAGTCAAAGGGAGAGGCCTTTTGATTCGGGGTTGGGCTCCACAATTACTGATATTGTCGCATCCTTCAGTTGGAGGGTTCTTTACACATTGCGGTTGGAATTCAACCATAGAAGCAATATCTTCTGGGGTCCCAATGCTTACATGGCCTCTCTTTGGAGACCAGTTTATCAATGAGAAACTAGTAGTGCAGGTGCTGAAAATTGGTGTGAGGGTTGGCGTAGAGGATCCTGTAAATTGGggtgaggaggaggagaagaatgGGGCGTTGgtggagagagaaaatgttaaGGAAGCCATAGACATGCTAATGGATGAAGGAGAGGAAGGAGAAGAGATGAGGAAAAGAGCAAGAGAGCTCGGGGAGATGGCAAAGAGAGCTGTTGAAGATGGGGGATCTTCTCACATAGACATGACACTACTAATTCAAGATATCATGCAGCAAGCAGGCTGTGGAAAATCAGCCTAA
- the LOC132191526 gene encoding UDP-glycosyltransferase 73C12-like isoform X2: MTKTGFEPMNSGIPNGCDNLDKLPSLQLAMNFFGSTSKLKEPVEKLFEELAPPPSCIISDMCLPWTADIASKYHIPRLSFLGVGCFCLLCFHNLRVHKTHETISSESEYFFVPGLPDHIEFTKSQIAITADPQMEKLGQKMIEADLASYGVLVNTFQELEPEYVKEYRKAREDKVWCVGPVSLCNNEHLDKAERGNKASIEEYQCLKWLDSQQPCSVVYACLGSLCNLITSQLIELGLGLEESKKPFIWVIRGSAKNKEELEKWISEDRFEERIKGRGLLIRGWAPQLLILSHSSVGGFLTHCGWNSTIESISAGVPMLTWPLFGDQFINEKLVVQVRKIGVRVGVEDPVKWGEEEKIGVLVEKEDVKAAIDMLMDEGEEREERRKRARELGDMAKRAVADGGSSHVQITQLIQEIMRQAGCEEST, translated from the exons ATGACAAAAACAGGATTCGAGCCCATGAATTCTG GAATACCAAACGGGTGTGACAATCTCGACAAGCTTCCTTCACTACAACTGGCCATGAATTTCTTCGGTTCAACCAGCAAGCTGAAAGAGCCAGTGGAGAAGTTGTTTGAGGAGCTGGCACCGCCACCAAGCTGCATAATCTCCGACATGTGCTTGCCGTGGACGGCTGATATTGCTAGCAAGTATCACATCCCAAGACTTTCGTTCCTCGGCGTAGGCTGCTTCTGTCTCTTGTGCTTTCACAATTTACGTGTCCACAAAACTCACGAGACCATATCCTCGGAGTCTGAATACTTTTTTGTGCCGGGCTTGCCTGATCATATTGAATTCACTAAATCGCAAATAGCTATAACCGCAGATCCACAAATGGAAAAACTTGGCCAGAAAATGATAGAGGCTGATTTAGCCTCATATGGGGTTCTGGTTAATACTTTCCAGGAGCTAGAGCCAGAGTATGTCAAAGAATATAGGAAGGCAAGAGAAGATAAAGTCTGGTGTGTTGGCCCTGTTTCTCTTTGTAACAATGAACATTTAGATAAGGCTGAGAGAGGTAACAAAGCCTCCATTGAAGAATATCAATGCTTGAAGTGGCTTGATTCTCAACAACCCTGCTCTGTTGTCTATGCCTGCCTTGGAAGCCTATGTAATCTAATAACTTCCCAGTTGATTGAGCTCGGATTGGGATTGGAAGAGTCAAAGAAACCATTCATTTGGGTCATAAGGGGGTcagcaaaaaacaaagaagagttgGAAAAGTGGATTTCAGAAGACAGATTTGAAGAAAGGATTAAAGGGAGAGGCCTTTTGATTCGGGGTTGGGCTCCCCAGTTACTGATATTGTCCCATTCTTCAGTTGGAGGGTTCTTAACGCATTGCGGTTGGAATTCAACCATAGAATCAATATCTGCTGGGGTGCCGATGCTTACATGGCCGCTCTTTGGAGACCAGTTTATCAATGAGAAACTTGTAGTGCAGGTGAGAAAAATTGGTGTGAGGGTTGGGGTGGAGGATCCTGTGAAGTGGGGTGAGGAGGAGAAGATTGGGGTGTTGGTGGAGAAGGAAGATGTTAAGGCGGCCATAGACATGCTAATGGATGAAGGAGAGGAAAGAGAGGAGAGGAGGAAAAGAGCAAGAGAGCTCGGGGATATGGCAAAGAGAGCTGTTGCAGATGGGGGGTCTTCTCATGTCCAAATTACACAGCTGATTCAAGAAATTATGCGACAAGCAGGTTGTGAAGAGTCAACCTAA
- the LOC132192223 gene encoding UDP-glycosyltransferase 73C11-like — protein sequence MASSESPQQLHFLLIPLMSQGHLIPMIDIAKILAQHNVVVTIITTPLNAVRFTNTVDRAVKSGLSIRILQLQLPCVEAGLPEGCENQDSLPSPDFMKNFITAMSMLQQPLEQWLIEDQALKPSPSCIISDKNLAWTADTAIKFRLPRILFDGTNCFNLLCTHNLHKSKVYATASSSELFEVPGLPDRIEFTRAQLPRAFNPGSNLQDMKIIREKIREAEAGAYGLLVNSYEELEPAYLQEYRKTIGGKIWCIGPVSLCNKEKSDMSERGKKASTDENQCLRWLDSRPSNSVIFACLGSLNRLPPQQLIELGLGLEASNRPFIWVIRGGYKREEMETLLSEDGFEERVKGRGFLIWGWAPQVLILSHPAIGGFLTHCGWNSTLEGISAGVPMVTWPLFAEQFFNEKFVVQVLEIGVRVGVEVVMYWGDEEKFGVLVKKENVKEAVERVMGEGKEREERRERARKLAQMAKKAIGEGGSSYLNVKLLVEDIMQLAKKQSNVHHDYI from the exons ATGGCTTCTTCAGAGTCTCCCCAGCAGCTTCACTTTCTGTTGATACCTTTGATGTCCCAAGGCCACCTTATACCCATGATAGACATAGCCAAAATATTGGCACAACACAACGTCGTAGTAACCATAATCACCACGCCGCTCAATGCCGTCCGATTTACCAACACCGTCGACCGCGCAGTGAAATCCGGGCTGTCCATCCGAATTCTCCAGCTTCAGCTGCCATGTGTAGAGGCTGGCTTGCCGGAAGGATGTGAGAATCAGGACTCTCTCCCTTCGCCAGATTTCATGAAGAATTTCATCACCGCGATGAGTATGTTGCAGCAACCGCTAGAGCAGTGGCTAATTGAAGATCAGGCGCTAAAACCCTCTCCAAGCTGCATAATATCTGATAAAAACCTCGCATGGACGGCTGATACCGCCATCAAATTTCGTCTTCCTAGAATTTTGTTCGATGGTACAAATTGCTTCAATCTCTTGTGCACCCACAATTTACACAAGTCCAAAGTCTACGCAACTGCTTCAAGTTCAGAGCTTTTTGAAGTGCCTGGGTTGCCGGATCGAATCGAATTCACAAGAGCTCAGCTTCCTCGAGCCTTCAATCCAGGCTCCAACCTGCAAGATATGAAGATTATTCGTGAAAAGATAAGGGAAGCTGAAGCAGGAGCTTATGGATTACTGGTCAACAGTTACGAGGAACTGGAACCAGCATATCTCCAAGAATATCGGAAGACTATAGGAGGAAAAATATGGTGCATTGGCCCTGTATCTCTCTGCAACAAGGAGAAATCGGACATGTCAGAAAGAG gtAAGAAGGCTTCTACGGATGAAAACCAGTGCTTGAGGTGGCTTGATTCACGGCCGTCGAATTCTGTGATTTTTGCGTGTCTAGGAAGCCTAAATCGGCTTCCACCCCAGCAATTGATAGAGCTCGGTTTAGGCTTGGAAGCATCGAATAGGCCATTCATCTGGGTTATACGAGGTGGatataaaagagaagaaatggaAACTTTGTTATCAGAAGATGGTTTTGAGGAAAGGGTAAAAGGAAGAGGCTTTTTGATCTGGGGTTGGGCACCACAGGTGCTGATTTTGTCGCATCCAGCAATTGGTGGGTTTTTAACACATTGTGGATGGAATTCGACGCTGGAAGGGATTAGTGCTGGCGTTCCGATGGTGACATGGCCTTTGTTTGCTGAACAGTTTTTCAATGAGAAGTTTGTGGTGCAAGTGTTGGAGATTGGTGTGAGGGTGGGAGTTGAGGTGGTCATGTATTGGGGGGATGAAGAGAAGTTTGGGGTGCTGGTGAAGAAGGAGAATGTGAAGGAGGCTGTAGAAAGGGTAAtgggtgaaggaaaagaaagagaagagagaagagaaagagcaaGAAAGCTTGCACAGATGGCAAAGAAGGCAATTGGAGAGGGGGGATCTTCTTATCTCAACGTTAAATTACTTGTTGAAGACATCATGCAATTGGCAAAAAAGCAATCAAATGTACATCATGATTACATCTAA
- the LOC132192179 gene encoding UDP-glycosyltransferase 73C4-like, which produces MARMRQTQFYGIDTSHAQTLQSIQRSTHINMSLIKRSNAPRKRHNRTREILISVLIQFQQPSPHIAMALKSHQLHFVMIPLMSPGHLIPMTDMARLFAQHGAIITIVTTPLNAIRIRPAISRANESGLSIRLLQLQFPLHEAGLPEGCENMDAVPSRSLFRNFLAAVSKLRQPIEQLLAEMEPCPSCIIADNHLAWTADVADKFHIPRLLFDGTSCFNLLCCHNLHASSKVLESVSGSNQPFTVPGLPDRIELTKAQLPSSLNPSIKDFRDLHAKIRASGERAYGVVVNSFEELESEYVKEYRKAKGDRSVWCIGAVSLSNKADLDKAQRGNNSSIDENKCLKWLDSWPQSSVVYACLGSLSRLPPSQLIELGLGLEACNRPFIWVLRGDENGEMEKWIKEDGFEEKTKGRGLLIRGWAPQVLILSHPAIGGFLTHCGWNSTLEGVCAGVPMVTWPIFAEQFFNEKLVAQVLKIGERVGNEIAVPLGEEGKYGVLVNREQVREAIGKIMSEGKEGEDRRERSSKLAEMAKKATEEGGSSYLNITFLMEDIRKLAFGHQALSH; this is translated from the coding sequence ATGGCCAGAATGCGTCAAACACAGTTTTATGGCATCGACACGTCACATGCTCAAACGTTACAATCAATCCAACGAAGCACGCACATTAACATGTCTTTAATTAAAAGATCCAATGCACCAAGAAAGAGGCACAACCGCACAAGAGAGATTCTTATCTCTGTATTGATCCAATTTCAGCAACCATCTCCCCATATAGCAATGGCGTTGAAATCCCACCAGCTTCACTTCGTGATGATCCCGTTGATGTCTCCAGGACACCTTATTCCTATGACTGACATGGCCAGGCTATTTGCCCAACATGGTGCTATCATCACAATAGTCACCACTCCCCTTAACGCCATCCGGATCAGACCAGCCATCAGCCGCGCCAATGAATCCGGGCTCTCTATCCGGCTTCTCCAGCTCCAATTTCCACTCCATGAAGCCGGCTTGCCAGAAGGGTGTGAAAATATGGATGCAGTCCCCTCACGCAGCTTATTCAGAAACTTCTTGGCTGCTGTTAGTAAGTTGCGGCAACCGATAGAACAATTACTTGCAGAGATGGAACCCTGCCCGAGCTGCATAATAGCAGATAACCATCTTGCTTGGACAGCTGATGTTGCTGACAAGTTTCATATACCAAGACTTTTGTTTGATGGGACAAGTTGTTTCAATCTTTTGTGCTGTCATAATCTACACGCATCATCCAAGGTTCTCGAGAGTGTTTCTGGTTCAAATCAGCCCTTTACAGTGCCTGGTTTACCTGATCGAATTGAATTAACCAAAGCACAACTACCATCTAGCTTGAATCCGAGCATTAAAGATTTTAGAGATCTTCATGCAAAGATAAGAGCTTCTGGGGAAAGAGCTTATGGCGTGGTGGTCAATAGTTTTGAGGAGTTGGAATCAGAATATGTTAAAGAATATCGCAAGGCAAAAGGCGATAGATCAGTTTGGTGTATTGGCGCAGTGTCATTGTCCAACAAGGCAGACTTGGACAAGGCGCAGAGAGGTAACAACTCCTCAATTGATGAAAACAAGTGCCTGAAGTGGCTTGATTCATGGCCTCAGAGCTCTGTTGTTTATGCTTGTCTTGGAAGCCTTAGCCGCCTTCCACCTTCACAACTAATAGAGCTTGGTTTAGGCTTAGAAGCCTGCAACAGGCCATTTATCTGGGTGCTTAGAGGAGATGAAAATGGAGAGATGGAGAAGTGGATAAAAGAGGATGGCTTTGAAGAGAAGACAAAAGGGAGAGGCCTCTTGATCCGGGGCTGGGCTCCGCAGGTACTAATCTTGTCACACCCTGCAATTGGAGGATTTTTGACACATTGCGGCTGGAATTCGACGCTGGAAGGGGTTTGTGCAGGCGTGCCAATGGTAACATGGCCTATTTTTGCAGAACAATTTTTTAATGAGAAGTTGGTTGCACAAGTGTTGAAGATTGGGGAGAGAGTGGGGAATGAGATAGCTGTTCCTTTAGGAGAGGAAGGTAAGTATGGAGTCTTGGTGAATAGGGAGCAGGTTAGGGAGGCTATAGGAAAGATAATGAGTGAAGGGAAAGAAGGGGAAGACAGAAGAGAGAGATCAAGCAAGCTTGCAGAGATGGCAAAGAAGGCAACAGAAGAGGGAGGATCTTCTTACCTcaatattacatttttaatggAAGATATTAGGAAACTAGCCTTTGGCCATCAAGCTTTAAGTCATTAG
- the LOC132192132 gene encoding UDP-glycosyltransferase 73E1-like: MDSEPDQLHFVLIPLMAQGHLIPTVDMARILAQRGVTVTIVTTHLNAARLNVTIDRAIESGLRVRLLKLRFACTEAGLPEGCENIDALPSRELSKNFFHAISMLQYPVEQCLKELQPRPNCIISDRYIPWTADTARKFQIPRLVFDGTSCFANTCSHSISVSRIHEKVNSESESFVVPGLPHRIELTKAQLPEVFNPGTIHLSDLHQKIEAAEMAAYGTILNTYEELETEYIKEYRKVKGGKVWCIGPVSLYNKDTLDKSQRGNKSSIDEVQCIKWLDLWPANSVLYACLGTLSCLEPKQLIELGLGLEASNRPFIWVLRKGYKSDELEQWISEEKFEERTKGRSLLIRGWAPQVLILSHTAIGGFLTHCGWNSTLEGICAGVPMIAWPLFSDQFYNEKFVVQVLSIGVSVGAEHAIKWGNEENYGVLVKSEDVKNAIELLMDEGDWEGEKRRKRARELADMANKAAGGGSSYHNITLLIEDIRKHAILNKLS; encoded by the exons ATGGATTCCGAACCCGATCAGCTTCACTTTGTTCTCATACCGTTAATGGCACAGGGCCACCTTATCCCCACCGTAGATATGGCCAGGATATTGGCACAGCGTGGCGTGACTGTCACCATCGTCACCACACACCTTAATGCCGCCCGACTCAACGTGACCATTGATCGAGCCATCGAATCGGGGCTCCGGGTCCGGCTTCTCAAGCTCCGGTTTGCATGCACCGAGGCCGGGTTGCCGGAGGGATGTGAGAACATAGATGCCCTCCCCTCACGAGAGCTGTCCAAGAATTTCTTCCACGCCATTAGCATGCTGCAATACCCAGTTGAGCAATGCTTGAAAGAGCTTCAACCTCGTCCAAATTGCATCATCTCCGACAGATATATTCCATGGACAGCTGACACTGCTCGTAAGTTTCAGATTCCAAGGCTGGTTTTCGATGGGACAAGCTGCTTCGCAAACACATGCTCCCACAGCATAAGTGTTTCCAGGATTCACGAGAAGGTTAATTCTGAGTCGGAGTCCTTTGTTGTGCCCGGTTTGCCTCATCGAATAGAGTTGACTAAGGCTCAATTACCCGAAGTCTTTAATCCAGGCACGATTCACTTGAGCGACTTACACCAGAAAATTGAAGCTGCAGAAATGGCAGCATATGGGACAATTCTCAACACTTACGAGGAGTTGGAAACAGAGTATATCAAAGAATATAGAAAGGTGAAAGGAGGTAAGGTTTGGTGTATTGGCCCAGTGTCACTGTACAACAAGGATACCTTAGATAAGTCTCAAAGAGGCAACAAATCCTCCATAGATGAAGTCCAGTGCATAAAGTGGCTTGATTTATGGCCTGCAAACTCTGTTCTTTATGCTTGTCTAGGAACCCTCAGTTGTCTTGAGCCTAAGCAACTGATTGAATTAGGACTGGGCTTGGAAGCTTCCAACCGTCCATTCATATGGGTTCTAAGAAAAGGATACAAATCAGATGAACTCGAGCAGTGGATTTCAGAAGAAAAATTTGAGGAGAGAACAAAAGGAAGAAGCCTTTTGATCCGCGGTTGGGCTCCACAG GTACTGATACTATCTCACACAGCCATAGGAGGGTTCTTGACGCACTGCGGTTGGAACTCTACACTCGAAGGGATATGTGCAGGAGTGCCGATGATAGCATGGCCTCTGTTCTCTGACCAATTCTACAATGAGAAATTTGTTGTGCAGGTGCTGAGTATTGGAGTGAGTGTGGGTGCTGAGCATGCTATAAAGTGGGGGAACGAAGAGAATTATGGGGTGCTGGTAAAGAGTGAGGATGTAAAGAATGCCATAGAGCTGCTGATGGATGAAGGTGATTGGGaaggagagaagagaagaaaaagagccAGAGAGCTTGCAGATATGGCAAACAAGGCTGCAGGAGGAGGATCTTCGTACCATAATATTACACTGCTGATAGAAGATATCAGGAAACATGCCATTCTCAACAAATTAAGCTAA
- the LOC132191467 gene encoding UDP-glycosyltransferase 73C25-like, giving the protein MASQAHQLHFLLFPLMAQGHMIPMVDIARLLGQRGLIITVVTTPHNAARFETTIARAVQSGLQIQLIQLQFPCEEAGLPEGCENFDMLPSIDLAFNFFTAIEMLYQPMDKLFENLTPRPSCIISDMCLPWTADLARKFHVPRISFHGMSCFCLLCMRTSRIPKVQESITSESEYFVLPGLPDQIEVTKAQLPGLLTPNLKDFTERMVAAEMASYGVIMNTFEELEPAYIKEFKKARNDKVWCVGPVSLGNKNDLEMAQRGNIKASMDEHQCMKWLDSREPSSVVYACLGSLCNLIPSQLIELGMGLEASKKPFIWVIRGGDKLEELEKWIKGDGFEERIKGRGLLIRGWAPQVLILSHPAIGGFLTHCGWNSTIEGICAGIPLVTWPLFADQFLNEKLVVQVLKIGVRIGVEVPVKLGEEEKIGVLVKREDVKRAIDRLMEEGVEREERQKRSRELSEMAKKAVEEGGSSDLNMKLLIQDIMEQASGGNQK; this is encoded by the coding sequence ATGGCTTCCCAAGCCCACCAGCTTCATTTTCTCTTGTTTCCTTTGATGGCCCAAGGCCACATGATCCCCATGGTAGACATTGCTAGATTGTTAGGACAACGGGGTTTGATTATTACCGTTGTCACCACACCACATAATGCAGCCCGTTTCGAAACGACCATTGCCCGTGCTGTACAATCTGGTCTCCAAATTCAATTGATTCAACTCCAGTTCCCATGTGAAGAAGCGGGATTACCAGAAGGGTGTGAGAATTTCGACATGTTACCTTCAATAGACTTGGCTTTCAATTTCTTCACCGCAATTGAAATGCTATATCAGCCAATGGACAAGTTGTTCGAAAATCTAACACCCCGGCCAAGTTGCATAATCTCTGACATGTGTTTACCATGGACAGCAGATCTTGCTCGCAAGTTTCATGTTCCTAGGATTTCTTTCCATGGAATGTCTTGCTTCTGTCTCCTATGCATGCGCACTTCACGCATTCCCAAGGTTCAGGAGAGCATAACTTCAGAATCTGAGTACTTTGTCTTGCCTGGCTTGCCTGACCAAATTGAAGTAACTAAAGCCCAGCTGCCAGGACTCCTGACTCCAAATTTGAAAGACTTCACAGAAAGAATGGTAGCAGCTGAAATGGCATCATATGGAGTAATTATGAACACATTTGAAGAGTTGGAGCCTGCATACATCAAAGAATTCAAGAAGGCAAGAAATGATAAAGTCTGGTGTGTTGGCCCTGTTTCACTTGGCAACAAAAACGACTTGGAAATGGCTCAGAGAGGAAATATTAAGGCCTCAATGGATGAGCACCAATGCATGAAGTGGCTGGATTCGAGGGAGCCAAGCTCTGTGGTCTATGCATGCCTTGGAAGCCTTTGCAATCTGATACCTTCCCAACTGATAGAGCTTGGGATGGGCTTAGAAGCGTCAAAAAAACCATTCATTTGGGTTATAAGGGGAGGAGATAAGTTAGAAGAATTGGAAAAGTGGATTAAAGGAGATGGATTTGAGGAAAGGATCAAAGGGAGAGGCCTCTTAATCAGGGGTTGGGCTCCCCAAGTACTTATACTATCACACCCTGCAATTGGAGGGTTCTTAACACATTGTGGTTGGAATTCAACAATAGAAGGGATATGTGCAGGCATTCCTTTGGTTACTTGGCCTCTATTTGCAGATCAGTTTTTGAATGAGAAACTAGTTGTACAAGTGCTGAAAATTGGTGTTAGGATTGGGGTAGAGGTTCCTGTAAAGTTGGGAGAGGAGGAGAAGATTGGAGTGTTAGTGAAAAGGGAAGATGTTAAGAGGGCCATAGACAGGCTGATGGAGGAAGGagtagaaagagaagaaaggcaaaaaagaaGCAGAGAGCTCAGTGAGATGGCAAAGAAAGCTGTGGAAGAAGGGGGATCTTCTGACCTCAACATGAAATTACTAATCCAAGATATCATGGAACAAGCAAGTGGTGGAAATCAGAAGTAA
- the LOC132191526 gene encoding UDP-glycosyltransferase 73C11-like isoform X1, translated as MASQAYQQLHFILFPMMAQGHMIPMMDIAKLLAQRGVVVTVVTTTHNAARFEPTIARAVHSGLQIQVIRLHFPYQEAGIPNGCDNLDKLPSLQLAMNFFGSTSKLKEPVEKLFEELAPPPSCIISDMCLPWTADIASKYHIPRLSFLGVGCFCLLCFHNLRVHKTHETISSESEYFFVPGLPDHIEFTKSQIAITADPQMEKLGQKMIEADLASYGVLVNTFQELEPEYVKEYRKAREDKVWCVGPVSLCNNEHLDKAERGNKASIEEYQCLKWLDSQQPCSVVYACLGSLCNLITSQLIELGLGLEESKKPFIWVIRGSAKNKEELEKWISEDRFEERIKGRGLLIRGWAPQLLILSHSSVGGFLTHCGWNSTIESISAGVPMLTWPLFGDQFINEKLVVQVRKIGVRVGVEDPVKWGEEEKIGVLVEKEDVKAAIDMLMDEGEEREERRKRARELGDMAKRAVADGGSSHVQITQLIQEIMRQAGCEEST; from the exons ATGGCTTCTCAAGCTTATCAGCAGCTTCACTTTATTTTGTTTCCAATGATGGCGCAAGGCCACATGATTCCAATGATGGATATTGCCAAATTGCTGGCGCAGCGAGGCGTGGTTGTCACCGTAGTCACCACAACACATAATGCTGCGCGTTTCGAACCAACCATTGCTCGTGCAGTGCACTCTGGTCTCCAAATCCAAGTCATCCGACttcactttccatatcaagaaGCAG GAATACCAAACGGGTGTGACAATCTCGACAAGCTTCCTTCACTACAACTGGCCATGAATTTCTTCGGTTCAACCAGCAAGCTGAAAGAGCCAGTGGAGAAGTTGTTTGAGGAGCTGGCACCGCCACCAAGCTGCATAATCTCCGACATGTGCTTGCCGTGGACGGCTGATATTGCTAGCAAGTATCACATCCCAAGACTTTCGTTCCTCGGCGTAGGCTGCTTCTGTCTCTTGTGCTTTCACAATTTACGTGTCCACAAAACTCACGAGACCATATCCTCGGAGTCTGAATACTTTTTTGTGCCGGGCTTGCCTGATCATATTGAATTCACTAAATCGCAAATAGCTATAACCGCAGATCCACAAATGGAAAAACTTGGCCAGAAAATGATAGAGGCTGATTTAGCCTCATATGGGGTTCTGGTTAATACTTTCCAGGAGCTAGAGCCAGAGTATGTCAAAGAATATAGGAAGGCAAGAGAAGATAAAGTCTGGTGTGTTGGCCCTGTTTCTCTTTGTAACAATGAACATTTAGATAAGGCTGAGAGAGGTAACAAAGCCTCCATTGAAGAATATCAATGCTTGAAGTGGCTTGATTCTCAACAACCCTGCTCTGTTGTCTATGCCTGCCTTGGAAGCCTATGTAATCTAATAACTTCCCAGTTGATTGAGCTCGGATTGGGATTGGAAGAGTCAAAGAAACCATTCATTTGGGTCATAAGGGGGTcagcaaaaaacaaagaagagttgGAAAAGTGGATTTCAGAAGACAGATTTGAAGAAAGGATTAAAGGGAGAGGCCTTTTGATTCGGGGTTGGGCTCCCCAGTTACTGATATTGTCCCATTCTTCAGTTGGAGGGTTCTTAACGCATTGCGGTTGGAATTCAACCATAGAATCAATATCTGCTGGGGTGCCGATGCTTACATGGCCGCTCTTTGGAGACCAGTTTATCAATGAGAAACTTGTAGTGCAGGTGAGAAAAATTGGTGTGAGGGTTGGGGTGGAGGATCCTGTGAAGTGGGGTGAGGAGGAGAAGATTGGGGTGTTGGTGGAGAAGGAAGATGTTAAGGCGGCCATAGACATGCTAATGGATGAAGGAGAGGAAAGAGAGGAGAGGAGGAAAAGAGCAAGAGAGCTCGGGGATATGGCAAAGAGAGCTGTTGCAGATGGGGGGTCTTCTCATGTCCAAATTACACAGCTGATTCAAGAAATTATGCGACAAGCAGGTTGTGAAGAGTCAACCTAA